From a region of the Pseudoclavibacter endophyticus genome:
- a CDS encoding MerR family transcriptional regulator → MAWSTRELADLAGTTVNTVRHYHAVGLLPLPARRYNGYKQYRVEHLVELIRLRRFAELGVPLARIQELNLRGPTTLHAVDTELEADIERLQRARSDVAAILRENAPPETPRGFEAVAARLSDPDRSLIQILTRLYGPPEQSALLAQLSNESDRGRRAFYELPPHATDDHLDRLASQLALQGPNWRAPESAPRGVRSSFATAVAELYSPVQRDVLRRAASAVLV, encoded by the coding sequence ATGGCATGGAGCACACGGGAACTCGCAGATCTCGCGGGGACCACCGTCAACACCGTCCGGCACTATCATGCAGTGGGTTTGCTCCCGCTTCCCGCCCGTCGCTACAACGGTTACAAGCAGTACCGGGTGGAGCACCTGGTCGAGCTGATCAGGCTACGCAGGTTCGCCGAACTCGGTGTCCCCCTCGCCCGCATACAGGAGCTCAATCTGCGGGGACCCACCACGCTGCACGCGGTCGACACCGAGCTCGAAGCGGACATCGAGCGACTCCAGCGTGCACGGTCCGATGTCGCCGCGATCCTTCGGGAGAACGCGCCGCCAGAGACGCCACGCGGGTTCGAAGCGGTGGCCGCGCGACTGTCCGACCCGGACAGGTCCCTCATCCAGATCCTCACCCGCCTCTACGGTCCCCCGGAGCAGTCGGCACTTCTGGCTCAACTCTCCAACGAATCCGACCGCGGACGCAGGGCCTTCTACGAACTGCCTCCCCATGCCACCGACGACCACCTCGACCGCCTGGCATCTCAGCTGGCGCTGCAGGGTCCGAACTGGCGGGCGCCGGAGTCCGCGCCACGCGGAGTCCGATCGTCCTTCGCGACCGCGGTCGCCGAGCTGTATTCACCCGTGCAGCGCGACGTCTTGCGTCGCGCAGCGTCAGCGGTGCTGGTCTGA
- a CDS encoding GPP34 family phosphoprotein, whose translation MRAVLLDGTRPDTRTAAVIGLLSASGTLPQFDPEIPWTGQVASRSKEFEQGQWEAKAAASAIIRTMTAIMVSGVAAEVAATRT comes from the coding sequence GTGCGCGCCGTCCTTCTCGACGGAACTCGCCCGGACACACGGACGGCGGCGGTCATCGGCTTGCTCTCGGCAAGCGGCACGCTGCCGCAATTCGACCCCGAGATCCCGTGGACCGGCCAGGTCGCCTCTCGCAGCAAGGAATTTGAGCAGGGCCAGTGGGAGGCCAAGGCAGCCGCGTCCGCGATCATTCGCACGATGACGGCGATCATGGTCAGCGGCGTGGCCGCTGAGGTTGCCGCGACGCGCACCTGA
- a CDS encoding alpha/beta fold hydrolase, which translates to MGHITVGTENSAPIEVYYEDHGSGQPVVLIHGYPLSGHNWERQTRELLAAGYRVITYDRRGFGQSSKVGSGYDYDTFAADLNAVLETLDLRGVMLVGFSMGTGELARYVSLFGHERVAKLAFLASIEPFLVARDDNPGGVPQEVFDGIAAAAKSDRYAWFTQFYRDFYNLDETLGSRISPEVVAASWNVAIASAPVAAYAVVPSWIEDFRADIEAVRASGKPSMILHGTNDNILPIDATGRRFHAAFPEADYIEIEGAPHGLLWTHADEVNAALREFLAG; encoded by the coding sequence ATGGGTCACATCACAGTGGGAACCGAGAACAGCGCGCCGATCGAGGTTTACTACGAAGATCACGGTTCGGGACAGCCGGTCGTTCTGATCCACGGCTATCCGCTCAGCGGCCATAACTGGGAGCGCCAGACGCGCGAGTTGCTCGCGGCCGGGTACCGCGTCATCACGTATGACCGCCGCGGGTTCGGTCAGTCCTCGAAGGTCGGCTCCGGGTACGACTACGACACCTTCGCCGCCGACCTGAATGCGGTGCTCGAGACCCTGGACCTGCGGGGTGTAATGCTGGTGGGTTTCTCGATGGGCACCGGCGAGCTCGCGCGATACGTGTCGCTGTTCGGTCACGAGCGGGTGGCCAAGCTCGCATTCCTCGCCTCGATCGAGCCCTTTCTCGTCGCCCGCGACGACAATCCCGGGGGTGTGCCGCAGGAGGTCTTCGACGGGATCGCGGCTGCCGCGAAGAGCGACCGCTACGCCTGGTTCACCCAGTTCTACCGCGACTTCTACAATCTGGACGAAACCCTCGGTTCACGGATCAGTCCTGAAGTGGTGGCGGCGAGCTGGAACGTCGCGATCGCCAGCGCACCCGTGGCCGCCTACGCGGTCGTGCCGTCGTGGATCGAAGACTTCCGTGCCGACATCGAGGCGGTGCGCGCCAGCGGAAAGCCCTCGATGATCCTGCACGGCACGAACGACAACATCCTCCCGATCGATGCCACCGGCCGGCGCTTCCACGCGGCGTTCCCCGAGGCGGACTACATCGAGATCGAGGGGGCACCGCACGGCCTGCTCTGGACGCACGCTGACGAGGTGAACGCCGCCCTGCGCGAGTTTCTCGCCGGCTAA
- a CDS encoding glutaminase yields MKSMVPDYLDAVLQGVRSDTSGERAQYIPELATADPDLLSAAFATVDGEIYGSGDVDVEFTIQSISKPFVYALALADRGFDAVHAKVGVEPSGEAFNEISLEPGSGRPRNPMINAGAITVHSLAGRDRESADDRVARVVRGLSAFANRPLHVDADMCASEMEHAHRNLAIAHMLRSQDVLVEDPTAIVEGYVRQCSVLVTTRDLAVMAATLANAGVNPLSGDQVIPAPVVRQVLTVMATCGMYDAAGDWATQVGIPAKSGVAGGLIGALPGQIGIATFSPRLDAHGNSARGVSLFERYSNDMGLHVMEVPPTARSVVRANEARGSGAEAMRVLEMQGGIRFAGAERIVREVVDTVPQEPRVVLDFTAVHSIDDVARRMLLEVARRLSLDGHDVYVVDPDGIVADPDSRADHRFTVIGHIGRAAHRRST; encoded by the coding sequence ATGAAGTCGATGGTGCCGGACTATCTCGACGCCGTGCTCCAAGGGGTGCGGTCGGACACTTCGGGCGAACGCGCGCAGTACATTCCGGAACTCGCCACAGCAGACCCCGATCTGCTGAGCGCCGCCTTCGCCACCGTTGACGGCGAGATCTACGGCTCCGGCGACGTCGACGTGGAGTTCACCATCCAGTCGATTTCGAAGCCGTTCGTCTACGCGCTGGCGCTTGCGGATCGCGGCTTCGACGCCGTGCACGCCAAGGTCGGCGTCGAACCGTCGGGGGAGGCGTTCAATGAAATCTCTCTTGAACCGGGATCGGGACGCCCGCGCAACCCCATGATCAACGCCGGCGCTATCACTGTGCACTCCTTGGCCGGTCGAGATCGCGAGAGCGCCGACGACCGTGTGGCACGCGTCGTGCGAGGTCTCTCCGCCTTCGCCAACCGGCCGCTGCATGTCGACGCCGACATGTGTGCGTCCGAGATGGAGCACGCGCACCGCAATCTCGCGATCGCTCACATGCTCCGCAGTCAGGACGTCCTCGTGGAGGATCCGACGGCGATCGTCGAGGGCTACGTCCGTCAGTGCTCGGTACTGGTCACGACGCGAGACCTGGCGGTAATGGCAGCGACGCTGGCGAACGCCGGAGTGAACCCGCTCTCGGGCGATCAGGTGATCCCCGCGCCCGTGGTGCGCCAGGTGCTCACCGTCATGGCCACCTGCGGCATGTATGACGCGGCAGGAGACTGGGCGACGCAAGTCGGTATTCCGGCGAAGAGCGGCGTCGCCGGAGGATTGATCGGCGCGCTTCCGGGGCAGATCGGCATCGCCACGTTCTCGCCGCGGCTCGATGCACACGGCAACAGCGCGCGCGGAGTGTCCCTGTTCGAGCGCTACTCGAACGACATGGGCCTACACGTCATGGAAGTGCCCCCGACGGCGCGCTCGGTCGTTCGGGCGAATGAGGCTCGCGGCAGCGGCGCCGAGGCGATGCGCGTCCTCGAGATGCAGGGAGGTATCCGCTTCGCCGGCGCAGAGCGCATCGTTCGCGAGGTCGTGGACACCGTGCCCCAAGAGCCGCGGGTGGTCCTGGATTTCACGGCGGTCCACTCGATCGACGATGTGGCGCGCCGCATGCTGCTCGAGGTCGCGCGTCGCCTATCCCTCGACGGGCACGATGTCTACGTCGTCGACCCGGATGGCATCGTCGCCGACCCCGACTCCCGAGCGGACCACCGCTTCACCGTCATCGGTCACATCGGCAGGGCAGCGCACCGTCGGTCGACATGA